One segment of Lachancea thermotolerans CBS 6340 chromosome E complete sequence DNA contains the following:
- the TFC3 gene encoding transcription factor TFIIIC subunit TFC3 (similar to uniprot|P34111 Saccharomyces cerevisiae YAL001C TFC3 Largest of six subunits of the RNA polymerase III transcription initiation factor complex (TFIIIC); part of the TauB domain of TFIIIC that binds DNA at the BoxB promoter sites of tRNA and similar genes; cooperates with Tfc6p in DNA binding): MALLAPDELVQRLCEEIAYNGGKITLGGFWDLVTELTNKPDERMKLFILRCFDSHPETAITKEGEVLEVSNYNDFYEDVQGVKCTISEDRLYMFLTGYRKKECLVGGLAFDLLVEIAKTKEKGINTMDLAQVTSQDPRSITGRIKKLGNLVSGVQTIYKGHVVKNLKFFRFVDGKEPSKSYTSMRDSLPKIVDVVKNSKNGVRQLIDLKRELKFDKDKRLSKSFIAAISSLDEMGYLKKVLVVSPSSPTVKIRCVKFLRDYVPEDRSANDFEDETDGGEDTDGKPTAESVMGEEDDENEIYGNENATQALQERNLVVEDEMKPERRTFLLNRFFPFQNQTFALVDNHGKTGLSSMQAVNLISGSDYKRSFTKCSEYYIETVGKDDDVGNGFGLVRAYDFEGKKKFYRLFTKSHFQNMVSAQRPESEGVFRPLKGQHATLQELSLKNFSPLSNTIRFIHTEGSDRFFWNGDLKVPANQNAAPRGRKRKQLKTEVNDNGTVKKVKQEIQGALEGPLDEGSRPGATSSLEKAGVTVSEGGEAEKQKAILNIGGFSAGSLKSLQRQRAILEAVKRNGGVTFFRDQFFDDVTKLMESKTTLDKKTIRGDVELLRATQKLVLKVDQSSGRRLMCLPNVSSEEISKFLVNEKDSKKSYFRDVIQNTDIYFFDQTQRDRFHRGKKSAERIKNFEHRSNSGRRTKASRPSKKPVKKLNAGLDDSSTNRQSLVENNMAQYKSGDSVHSPRYNVGTKAGVRALIMSAVITKSLRGQIMWDLITKLFPNNSISNLKKQWTARRIRMGHGGWKGLLEKWRKVIVDAMKDERVTMEDVEQLELPKLVELWENSDQERSKQSITLFKSHEENLRNLTIVKEPSSSACANNPDQSSMVQRETGLLRKCYTYVARDKELSFPVDDELRAIIRSILIDKSARDLEGIKLLERFSRDEVDKTILEMAKEKQVLFIGQSKLQLSDSVLDFLNKKGDDAFLKSAVNYRAQLFIFLNDQKGVLLNEEIKNHAALVLIDLMNSNKIGIAEVPLLPQEIQMHYSTRKYEVGALTPPLLITKTTVELPFKGHGPIPVGEPHSRIWVDSEGCIRKEIWRKVVALVLQEICFNPGITLRRLAGKNSQLLSMSEISEVITWCMKEKLVSKLAFEGLNIEGSWYSAF, from the exons ATGGCCTTACTCGCGCCTGATGAGCTAGTTCAGCGGTTATGCGAAGAGATCGCCTATAATGGGGGGA AGATAACCCTTGGAGGGTTCTGGGATTTAGTTACAGAGTTGACCAATAAGCCTGATGAAAGAATGAAGTTATTTATTTTGCGCTGTTTCGACTCGCATCCAGAAACTGCGATAACAAAGGAGGGGGAGGTTTTAGAGGTCTCGAATTACAACGATTTTTATGAAGATGTCCAAGGGGTGAAGTGCACCATCTCGGAGGACAGACTTTACATGTTCCTGACAGGTTACCGCAAGAAGGAGTGCTTGGTGGGTGGGTTAGCATTCGACCTCCTAGTTGAAATTGCCAAGACTAAAGAAAAGGGCATTAATACAATGGATCTTGCTCAAGTAACCTCTCAAGATCCTAGGAGCATAACTGGTCGCATAAAAAAGCTAGGAAACCTAGTCAGCGGGGTTCAGACAATTTACAAAGGCCATGTCgtcaaaaatttgaagttttttCGGTTTGTTGATGGCAAagagccttcaaaaagttaTACAAGCATGCGTGATAGTCTACCCAAAATTGTAGACgttgtcaaaaactcaaaaaacgGAGTACGGCAGCTTATTGATCTGAAACGAGAACTGAAGTTTGATAAAGACAAGcgtctttcaaagtcttttatCGCTGCTATTTCTTCTCTAGATGAAATGGGCTACCTCAAGAAGGTATTGGTGGTATCGCCTTCAAGCCCCACGGTTAAGATACGTTGCGTCAAATTCCTCAGGGATTATGTCCCAGAGGATAGATCTGCCAATGATTTTGAGGATGAGACGGATGGAGGTGAGGACACAGATGGGAAACCGACAGCAGAAAGCGTCATGGGTGAGGAGGACGACGAAAATGAGATATATGGTAACGAGAACGCAACACAAGCGTTGCAAGAGAGAAACTTAGTTGTTGAGGACGAAATGAAACCCGAAAGAAGAACCTTTCTCTTAAATCGTTTCTttccatttcaaaatcagaCATTCGCACTTGTTGACAACCACGGTAAGACTGGTCTTTCTTCTATGCAGGCTGTGAATTTGATTAGCGGCAGCGATTATAAGCGCTCCTTTACTAAATGTAGCGAGTATTACATTGAAACGGTTGGGAAAGATGACGATGTTGGCAACGGATTTGGACTTGTTAGAGCTtatgattttgaaggtaaaaagaagttttacaGACTTTTCACTAAATcacattttcaaaacatgGTGTCCGCGCAAAGGCCAGAATCCGAGGGCGTTTTCAGACCGCTCAAGGGCCAGCACGCGACATTACAAGAATTAagtctcaaaaacttctcgCCTTTGAGTAATACCATCAGGTTTATTCACACAGAAGGTTCTGACCGTTTTTTTTGGAACGGGGATCTCAAGGTTCCTGCGAACCAAAACGCAGCACCTCGAGGGAGAAAAAGAAAGCAGTTGAAAACCGAGGTAAATGACAATGGAACAGTCAAAAAAGTTAAGCAAGAAATACAAGGGGCACTGGAGGGACCGCTTGATGAAGGTTCAAGGCCAGGCGCAACGAGcagcttggaaaaagcAGGTGTCACAGTTAGCGAGGGCGGTGAGGCTGAGAAGCAAAAAGCCATTCTTAATATTGGCGGCTTCTCAGCGGGCTCCTTGAAGTCACTGCAGCGCCAACGTGCCATTTTAGAAGCTGTCAAACGAAACGGCGGTGTCACCTTTTTCCGAGATCAGTTTTTCGACGATGTGACTAAGCTTATGGAATCTAAAACAACTTTAGATAAAAAAACGATTAGGGGGGATGTTGAGCTATTGAGGGCCACTCAAAAACTCGTATTAAAGGTTGATCAATCAAGTGGTCGGCGCCTAATGTGTTTGCCTAATGTTTCTTCCGAAGAAAtttccaaatttttggtGAACGAGAAAGACAGCAAAAAGTCGTATTTCAGAGATGTCATACAAAATACAGACATATACTTTTTTGACCAGACGCAACGAGATAGATTTCATCGCGGTAAGAAGTCTGCTGAAAGAATTAAAAATTTCGAACATAGATCAAATAGTGGAAGGCGCACAAAAGCTTCACGGCCGTCGAAGAAACCCGTAAAAAAACTGAATGCTGGCCTTGACGATTCCTCCACAAATCGCCAATCTTTAGTGGAGAACAACATGGCTCAGTATAAGTCTGGTGATAGTGTTCATTCCCCGCGCTACAACGTGGGCACAAAAGCGGGAGTCCGCGCTCTTATTATGTCCGCCGTTATAACAAAAAGTTTGAGAGGACAAATCATGTGGGATCTCATAACGAAGCTATTTCCCAACAATTCAATTAGTAATCTTAAGAAGCAGTGGACGGCTCGGAGAATAAGAATGGGCCATGGAGGTTGGAAGGGACTCTTAGAGAAGTGGCGTAAAGTCATTGTTGATGCAATGAAGGATGAGAGAGTAACTATGGAAGATGTCGAGCAGCTTGAACTCCCTAAGTTAGTTGAGTTATGGGAGAACTCTGACCAAGAGCGTTCAAAGCAATCGATTacacttttcaagagccATGAGGAAAACTTAAGAAATTTGACTATAGTTAAAGAGCCAAGCAGCAGTGCCTGCGCAAATAACCCTGATCAATCCTCTATGGTTCAGCGTGAGACAGGTCTACTAAGAAAGTGCTACACCTATGTAGCGCGGGACAAGGAGCTTTCCTTCCCGGTTGACGATGAATTGAGAGCTATTATTAGATCGATACTGATTGATAAAAGTGCTAGAGATTTAGAAGGCATTAAGCTTTTGGAGCGCTTTTCTCGAGATGAGGTGGACAAAACTATACTTGAAATGGCCAAGGAGAAGCAAGTATTGTTTATCGGGCAATCAAAATTGCAGCTATCAGATTCTGTTCTAgattttttgaacaagaaagGTGACGAcgctttcttgaagtccGCAGTCAATTACAGAGCGCAGCTATTCATATTTTTAAACGATCAAAAGGGCGTACTACTCAACGAAGAGATAAAGAATCACGCTGCATTAGTCTTGATTGATTTAATGAACTCGAATAAAATTGGTATCGCTGAGGTTCCACTTCTGCCTCAGGAAATACAAATGCATTATTCAACTCGCAAATATGAAGTTGGTGCTTTAACGCCTCCATTATTGATTACTAAAACAACAGTTGAGTTGCCTTTCAAAGGACACGGTCCAATCCCGGTTGGAGAGCCACACTCGCGTATCTGGGTAGACTCTGAGGGTTGCATTCGTAAGGAAATTTGGAGGAAAGTGGTGGCGTTGGTTTTACAGGAGATCTGCTTCAATCCTGGGATAACGCTTCGTAGATTGGCAGGAAAGAACTCACAGCTATTATCAATGTCGGAAATTTCAGAAGTTATTACATGGTGCatgaaagagaagctcGTTTCAAAGTTAGCATTCGAGGGCCTAAACATTGAGGGCTCTTGGTATTCTGCGTTTTGA
- the EFM5 gene encoding protein-lysine N-methyltransferase (similar to uniprot|P53200 Saccharomyces cerevisiae YGR001C Protein with similarity to methyltransferase family members; required for replication of Brome mosaic virus in S. cerevisiae, which is a model system for studying replication of positive-strand RNA viruses in their natural hosts) — protein MEDVELSLSPEALKALLEFQQEEEEREKKLKSLYADAEKKFEEVKAQEGMRVFKEDWQLSQFWYDEETANNLAQALLEGANENTVIAILSAPSVYVAISKMSPSCVPTKHIYLFEYDKRFEVLAGSEHFCFYDYTNPLEFPASLDGKVHRILIDPPFLNKPCQTKCKLQLQVLHLTSVLTFHQVGVTANKLLAKANDCGEQERRIMISTGERMAEVVSETYPGTRKTTFTPSHANGLSNEFECYANFEWRGWKFK, from the exons ATGGAAGACGTAGAGTT GTCCCTTTCACCTGAGGCGCTGAAAGCGCTTCTGGAAtttcaacaagaagaggaggagagagaaaagaagcttAAATCTCTTTACGCGGATgctgagaagaagttcGAAGAAGTCAAGGCGCAAGAAGGAATGAGGGTATTTAAAGAGGACTGGCAGCTATCGCAGTTTTGGTatgatgaagaaactgCTAATAATCTAGCCCAAGCTTTACTCGAGGGTGCGAATGAAAATACAGTAATTGCTATTTTGAGTGCGCCATCAGTTTACGTTGCCATATCCAAAATGTCACCTTCTTGCGTTCCAACCAAGCACATATATCTCTTCGAATATGACAAGAGATTTGAGGTCTTAGCTGGCTCGGAACATTTTTGCTTCTATGATTACACTAACCCTCTAGAGTTTCCAGCCTCACTAGATGGCAAAGTGCATAGGATACTGATCGACCCTCCCTTCTTGAATAAACCTTGTCAAACAAAATGTAAGTTACAACTGCAAGTTTTGCATTTAACCTCAGTACTAACCTTCCATCAAGTTGGCGTTACTGCGAACAAGCTGTTAGCTAAAGCAAACGATTGCGGGGAGCAAGAGCGCCGCATCATGATTAGCACAGGAGAGCGTATGGCCGAAGTTGTTTCAGAGACGTACCCGGGTACTCGAAAGACAACTTTTACCCCGTCTCATGCTAATGGGTTGAGCAATGAATTTGAGTGCTATGCTAATTTCGAATGGCGTGGATGGAAATTCAAGTAG
- the ERG26 gene encoding sterol-4-alpha-carboxylate 3-dehydrogenase (decarboxylating) (highly similar to uniprot|P53199 Saccharomyces cerevisiae YGL001C ERG26 C-3 sterol dehydrogenase catalyzes the second of three steps required to remove two C-4 methyl groups from an intermediate in ergosterol biosynthesis), with the protein MASEGQLSVLLVGGAGFLGLHLIEKFYNVSPRPKIHVFDVRPLPEKLSKQFTFKAADITTHIGDLTSEADVTLALQSSGANVLVHSASPMHGCSQEIYEKVNVQGTRNLLSVSQKLGVRAFVYTSSAGVIFNGQDIHNGDETWPIPEVPMDGYNETKAIAEDMVLKANNRSQDFLTIALRPAGIFGPGDRQLVPGLRSVAKLGQSKFQIGDNNNLFDWTYVGNVADAHVLAANKLLDPSSSSVVSGETFFITNDSPAYFWALARTVWKADGHIDKYNIVLNRPLAIFAGYLSQFFSKLTGKEPGLTPFRVKIVCAYRYHNISKAKRLLGYKPLVDIEEGIAKTLQWMDESS; encoded by the coding sequence ATGGCATCGGAGGGTCAACTATCTGTGTTGTTAGTAGGCGGAGCAGGCTTTTTAGGCCTCCACcttattgagaagttttACAATGTGTCTCCACGTCCGAAGATTCATGTATTTGATGTGAGACCTTTGCCCGAGAAATTGTCCAAACAATTTACATTCAAAGCAGCGGACATCACAACTCATATCGGGGACTTAACATCTGAGGCGGATGTTACTCTTGCTTTGCAAAGTAGCGGAGCTAATGTTTTGGTCCATTCTGCTTCCCCAATGCACGGTTGTAGTCAGGAAATTTACGAGAAGGTAAATGTTCAGGGCACAAGAAACCTGTTATCTGTTTCCCAGAAGCTCGGTGTTCGAGCATTTGTCTACACTTCGTCTGCTGGCGTTATCTTTAATGGGCAAGATATACATAATGGAGATGAAACTTGGCCTATTCCGGAAGTCCCTATGGATGGTTACAACGAGACTAAGGCTATTGCAGAAGACATGGTTCTGAAAGCAAATAACAGATCACAAGACTTCCTTACTATAGCACTCAGACCCGCAGGGATTTTTGGGCCTGGCGACCGTCAACTCGTTCCTGGACTGAGGAGTGTTGCGAAGCTGGGCCAATCAAAGTTTCAAATTGGTGATAACAATAATCTCTTTGACTGGACTTATGTGGGAAATGTGGCTGACGCTCACGTTCTTGCTGCTAACAAACTTTTAGATccctcatcttcttctgttgtTTCCGGAGAGACGTTTTTTATCACTAACGATTCTCCTGCTTACTTCTGGGCGCTCGCGAGAACCGTCTGGAAAGCAGACGGGCACATTGATAAGTATAACATTGTTTTGAATAGACCGCTTGCAATTTTTGCTGGTTATCTTTCTCagtttttctcaaaattgaCAGGTAAGGAGCCAGGTTTAACTCCATTCAGAGTAAAGATTGTTTGCGCTTATCGATACCACAACATTTCGAAAGCGAAAAGGTTGCTGGGATACAAGCCCTTGGTTGATATCGAAGAGGGAATCGCAAAAACTCTCCAGTGGATGGATGAGTCCTCTTGA
- the VPS8 gene encoding CORVET complex membrane-binding subunit VPS8 (similar to uniprot|P39702 Saccharomyces cerevisiae YAL002W VPS8 involved in vacuolar protein sorting required for localization and trafficking of the CPY sorting receptor Vps8p is a membrane-associated hydrophilic protein which contains a C-terminal cysteine- rich region that conforms to the H2 variant of the RING finger Zn2 binding motif.), whose translation MDVKPRKDCSFLETRAQGLVNRDGLSYEPNENDLLNAFNLFEDFNKYNITPVLWSPLEKIYPLLTPFGCPTVVYPALSYVAIGTSRGNVAIFSHKQFLQVVLAPGDDCPVSKITRICASVDGTHIAAGLQSGDVVIWNLNGKSRSDGTNRSPRELHPILHIPDHRPHEVTGLGFMSERHTAIIVSDNSGSISCHSAFRNHIWQLAYNTTDILTLRLKPNEAFATATYPGSFELAFSDIQPMALLSHTHISLISQTNSEVCFHEETPIGSYRHAQTTWSACGTKLCYIKGKTLGLMRFKRCLPSSKLETDLHAEWHGQEMLKNVEWLTEDSIAVLTESKKFIMFSSRQDLSVFETVDFQPINVLNPSETGFACFEKQVFVLSSYCPQIGSFLSWSDIVLRFVQKQAFLSALKSVAYFLVTENLPTDVLGLQKSLALRRKQLAQPLRNLSIASVRHFLVHNDQDVKPGAFIDLIMTILATFALVFEDEKESSVFIEQVLELVAKPFQPRFLEVILKLVLREEIRILTPSVSRELLKYSSKQKSANTVADLVLKLDTSSLDINLAVKVCQKLGLASEIIYLWISSSRDCISPLVDLLLKLSNQTDKCQLIPSDTVVPDQLLFNYVSFIMTGREFPIGVQIFPPSLAFDLKLQMCFLLFNGAIVDWPPNSGTKLYTMEKHVNEPVFPYMDLLLKKNCCRCLAMLHEILEDSFFDDDSIPHIFPQNENEFRLRVSRQFVIDLLLDKIKESSLLDERVSIAIFITRNLPKYPQFIRLSNHVLLDLVLILCSEYSSSLFEDAQRSLESLFAIYDSIEVRKFIPSLKKKRFHRPLFLIYKHQGAFAHMLELCANSDQADVCANSLLDILKFGLENSLHDKAKKQSLYGAIKANFKTIIEQDVSTVIEVFDEYDTDLHNNILDVHDQQIQYSYLRKYFQFASALQSLNFELFCQYVVLLCDLNYSDELCRVLTEASLSSVQCQKAYEILQEHANMQGSVVIQRRMNDFEGVIESIVRFLGRKSINKACGRIDDQFSAYGDFAIETCLMAGREESKVCWTKFLIFLLTHYGSLNRGQSEAYALMIQRVLESLSKLTAFDTDRDTKRLIGSVLTETLESQEVILSKVQELAPLFESVLNSFEVEEHILHKILQILNRSSSSVINQYDEILQNGWSIKYNDCEICGKKIWGVGISSTVFTEWEVGAVHADKSMSNPEKQGSQAFVVFSCHHGFHTRCLENLGQHFGAYKCLLCP comes from the coding sequence ATGGATGTTAAGCCGAGAAAAGACTGTAGTTTTTTAGAAACTAGAGCACAGGGCTTAGTCAATCGGGATGGCCTGAGTTATGAGCCAAACGAAAATGATTTGTTGAACGCGttcaacctttttgaagattttaaCAAGTACAACATTACTCCTGTTCTTTGGTCGCCACTAGAGAAAATATATCCTCTTTTGACCCCTTTTGGATGCCCAACAGTCGTGTATCCCGCACTGTCATATGTCGCAATTGGCACCTCTCGGGGGAATGTGGCTATTTTCAGTCACAAACAGTTCTTGCAGGTAGTGCTGGCTCCAGGTGATGATTGCCCTGTATCCAAGATCACTCGGATTTGTGCGTCTGTTGATGGCACACATATCGCAGCAGGCTTGCAATCGGGCGATGTAGTGATTTGGAATTTGAACGGCAAAAGCCGGAGCGATGGCACAAACAGGAGCCCTCGCGAACTCCATCCAATCCTGCACATTCCTGACCACAGACCACACGAAGTTACTGGCCTTGGTTTCATGTCTGAACGACATACTGCAATTATTGTCAGCGATAACAGCGGGTCTATATCGTGCCATAGCGCGTTCAGGAACCATATATGGCAACTTGCATATAACACAACCGATATACTAACGCTGCGATTGAAACCAAATGAAGCATTTGCAACTGCTACGTATCCGGGCTCTTTTGAACTCGCCTTCTCGGATATTCAGCCAATGGCGTTACTTTCACACACTCATATCTCACTCATATCTCAGACGAACTCAGAAGTTTGCTTTCATGAAGAAACCCCAATAGGCTCCTATCGTCATGCTCAGACTACCTGGAGCGCATGTGGCACAAAGCTTTGCTATATAAAGGGCAAAACTTTGGGATTGATGCGTTTCAAGCGCTGCCTCCCCAGTTCCAAGCTAGAAACTGATTTACATGCAGAATGGCATGGTCAggaaatgttgaaaaatgtggAATGGCTCACGGAAGATTCAATTGCGGTCCTTACTGAGTCAAAGAAGTTTATAATGTTCAGTTCACGACAAGATTTATCTGTTTTTGAGACCGTCGATTTCCAGCCTATCAATGTGCTCAATCCTTCCGAAACAGGCTTTGCATGCTTTGAGAAGCAAGTTTTCGTGTTATCGAGCTACTGTCCACAGATTGGCTCATTCCTATCGTGGTCCGACATCGTGCTTAGATTTGTTCAGAAGCAAGCGTTCTTGAGCGCACTCAAAAGTGTTGCTTACTTCCTTGTCACTGAAAATTTACCAACTGATGTTTTAGGATTACAGAAGAGCTTAGCGCTACGGCGAAAACAATTGGCTCAACCTCTTCGGAACCTATCCATCGCAAGCGTTCGCCATTTTCTAGTTCACAATGATCAAGACGTTAAACCCGGTGCGTTTATAGACCTCATTATGACAATCTTGGCAACATTCGCGTTAGTGTTTGAGGATGAAAAAGAGTCTAGTGTTTTCATCGAGCAAGTTTTGGAACTTGTTGCTAAACCTTTTCAGCCAAGATTCTTGGAAGTGATCCTAAAGCTTGTGCTCCGAGAGGAAATCCGCATTTTAACGCCCTCTGTGTCAAGAGAGCTGCTAAAatattcttcaaaacaaaagtcTGCAAATACCGTTGCAGATCTGGTCCTTAAACTAGATACAAGCTCACTTGACATTAATTTGGCAGTCAAAGTTTGCCAGAAGCTCGGACTTGCCAGCGAGATAATATATCTGTGGATCTCTTCATCACGCGACTGCATCTCGCCGTTGGTTGATCTTCTGCTCAAGCTATCGAATCAAACGGACAAATGTCAATTGATACCAAGCGATACAGTTGTCCCTGACCAGCTTCTCTTCAACTACGTTTCCTTCATTATGACTGGCAGAGAGTTCCCTATTGGTGTACAAATCTTTCCGCCTTCACTCGCTTTCGAcctgaagcttcaaatgtGCTTCTTACTCTTTAATGGTGCTATTGTGGACTGGCCGCCAAACTCAGGAACAAAACTTTACACAATGGAGAAGCATGTCAACGAACCTGTGTTCCCTTACATGGACCTGCTGCTTAAGAAGAACTGCTGCAGATGCCTTGCTATGCTCCATGAAATACTTGAGGactctttttttgatgatgataGCATCCCACACATATTCCCacaaaatgaaaacgaaTTTAGACTTCGCGTTAGCAGACAGTTTGTGATTGATTTGCTGCttgacaaaatcaaggaGAGTTCGCTACTGGATGAGAGGGTTTCTATTGCTATTTTTATTACGCGAAACTTACCAAAGTATCCACAATTTATCAGGTTATCAAATCATGTTCTCTTAGATCTTGTTCTGATTTTATGCTCCGagtattcttcttctctgttTGAAGATGCTCAAAGAAGTCTCGAGTCATTGTTTGCGATTTATGACTCGATTGAGGTTAGGAAATTTATTCCatccttgaaaaagaagagattcCACCGGCCTCTCTTTCTCATCTACAAGCATCAAGGCGCGTTTGCTCATATGTTGGAACTTTGTGCTAACTCGGACCAAGCCGACGTATGTGCCAACTCTTTGCTGGACATCCTGAAGTTCGGCCTCGAAAATTCCCTTCATGACAAAGCTAAGAAACAGTCACTCTATGGGGCTATCAAGGCGAATTTCAAAACTATCATTGAGCAGGACGTGTCGACTGTTATCGAGGTTTTCGATGAATATGATACTGACCTTCATAACAACATTCTTGATGTCCATGATCAGCAAATCCAGTACTCGTACCTACGTAAGTACTTCCAGTTCGCTTCCGCCCTCCAATCCCTTAACTTTGAATTATTTTGCCAGTATGTGGTATTATTATGCGATCTCAATTACAGCGATGAGCTATGTCGAGTATTAACGGAAGCTTCTTTAAGCTCGGTGCAGTGTCAAAAGGCGTATGAAATTTTACAAGAGCATGCGAACATGCAGGGCTCTGTTGTGATCCAGCGCAGAATGAATGACTTCGAGGGGGTCATCGAAAGTATAGTGCGTTTCTTAGGTCGCAAGAGCATTAACAAGGCCTGTGGGAGAATTGATGATCAATTCAGTGCTTATGGGGATTTTGCGATTGAAACGTGTCTCATGGCAGGAAGGGAAGAATCAAAAGTCTGCTGGACAAAGTTTCTAATTTTTCTTTTAACACATTATGGTTCTCTCAACCGAGGTCAAAGTGAGGCCTACGCCCTCATGATCCAGCGggttttggaaagcctGTCTAAATTGACAGCATTTGATACAGATAGAGATACTAAACGCCTCATTGGCAGCGTCTTGACGGAAACACTAGAAAGCCAAGAGGTTATTTTAtccaaagttcaagagcttgcaCCGTTGTTTGAGAGTGTGCTGAATTCctttgaggttgaagagCACATATTGCATAAAATTCTCCAAATCCTGAACAGGTCTTCCTCCTCAGTCATCAACCAGTATGACGAAATTTTACAGAACGGCTGGTCCATTAAGTACAATGACTGCGAAATTTGCGGCAAGAAAATCTGGGGTGTCGGGATCTCAAGCACTGTATTCACTGAATGGGAAGTGGGGGCTGTCCACGCAGACAAGTCGATGTCTAATCCCGAAAAGCAAGGAAGTCAAGCATTTGTTGTGTTTAGCTGCCACCACGGATTTCATACAAGATGCTTGGAGAACTTAGGCCAACACTTTGGTGCCTACAAATGCCTCCTGTGTCCCTAA
- the EFB1 gene encoding translation elongation factor 1 subunit beta (highly similar to uniprot|P32471 Saccharomyces cerevisiae YAL003W EFB1 Translation elongation factor 1 beta) produces the protein MSFTDFSKIETLKELNTFLADKSYIEGTSASQADVSVYKAFQQAYPDFARWFNHIAVKSGQFDSLPAAKAPAAPAEAEDDDDDVDLFGSSDEEVDEEAEKLKAKRLAEYNAKKAAKPKPAAKSIVTLDVKPWDDETDLEEMLAGVKSIEMDGLVWGAHQWIPLGFGIKKLQINLVVEDAKVSLEDLQVAIEEDEDHVQSTDIAAMSKL, from the exons ATGTCTTTCACCGACTTCTCCAAGattgaaactttgaaggAATTGAACACCTTCTTGGCTGACAAATCCTACATTGAGGG TACCTCTGCCTCTCAAGCTGACGTCTCTGTCTACAAGGCTTTCCAACAGGCTTACCCAGACTTCGCCAGATGGTTCAACCACATCGCTGTTAAGTCTGGTCAGTTCGATTCCTTGCCAGCTGCCAAGGCCCCAGCTGCCCCAGCTGAAGCCGAGgatgatgacgacgatGTTGACTTGTTCGGCTCCTCCGACGAAGAGGTCGACGAGGAGgctgagaagttgaaggcCAAGAGATTGGCTGAATACaacgccaagaaggccGCCAAGCCAAAGCCTGCCGCCAAATCCATCGTTACCTTGGACGTTAAGCCATGGGACGACGAAACCGACTTGGAGGAGATGCTCGCCGGCGTCAAGTCCATTGAGATGGACGGTTTGGTCTGGGGTGCTCACCAGTGGATTCCACTTGGTTTCGGtatcaagaagctgcaaatCAACCTGGTTGTTGAAGACGCTAAGGTCTCTTTGGAAGACTTGCAGGTGGCTATTGAGGAGGACGAAGACCACGTCCAGTCCACCGACATTGCTGCTATGTCAAAATTGTGA